From the genome of Microcoleus sp. bin38.metabat.b11b12b14.051, one region includes:
- a CDS encoding protochlorophyllide reductase: MAQNHKSTVIITGASSGVGLYGAKALADKGWHVVMACRDVRKAGDAAQELGIPQISFSIMQIDLGDLESVRRFAREFKASGRPLDALVCNAAIYLPLIKEPLRSPEGYELTMTTNHLGHFLLCNLMMENMKPSYYQDPRMVILGTVTHNPDELGGKIPPRPDLGKFEGFEAGFKDPISMADGKKFEPVKAYKDSKVCNVLTMRELHRRFHESTGITFTSLYPGCVADTPLFRNHYPLFQKLFPLFQKNITGGYVSQELAGERLAMVVADPEYKQSGAYWSWGNRQKKEGKSFVQKVSPQARDDEKGERMWELSAKLVGLADAAPMGTASAGRSA, encoded by the coding sequence ATGGCACAAAATCACAAGTCAACAGTTATCATCACCGGCGCATCCTCCGGCGTCGGCTTGTACGGCGCCAAAGCCCTTGCAGACAAAGGATGGCACGTAGTCATGGCCTGTCGCGACGTGCGGAAAGCGGGAGACGCAGCCCAAGAGTTGGGGATACCTCAAATTAGTTTCTCGATTATGCAGATTGACTTAGGCGATTTGGAAAGCGTGCGCCGCTTTGCTCGCGAATTCAAGGCCAGCGGCAGGCCTCTGGATGCTTTGGTTTGCAATGCAGCAATTTATCTACCTTTGATTAAGGAACCGCTGCGGAGCCCGGAGGGTTACGAGTTGACGATGACTACAAATCACCTCGGTCATTTTCTGCTGTGCAATCTGATGATGGAAAATATGAAGCCTTCCTATTATCAAGATCCGAGAATGGTGATTTTGGGAACCGTGACTCACAATCCAGACGAGTTGGGCGGGAAGATTCCGCCGCGCCCGGATTTGGGCAAGTTTGAGGGCTTTGAAGCTGGTTTTAAAGACCCGATTTCGATGGCTGATGGCAAGAAGTTTGAACCTGTCAAGGCTTACAAAGATAGCAAAGTTTGCAACGTGCTGACGATGCGGGAATTGCACCGTCGCTTTCACGAATCCACGGGGATTACTTTCACTTCGCTGTACCCGGGATGCGTTGCAGATACGCCGCTTTTCCGCAATCACTATCCTTTATTTCAGAAGCTGTTCCCGCTGTTTCAGAAGAATATCACGGGCGGTTACGTGTCGCAGGAGTTGGCGGGCGAAAGGCTGGCGATGGTGGTTGCAGATCCGGAATACAAGCAATCTGGGGCTTATTGGAGTTGGGGAAACCGCCAGAAAAAAGAGGGTAAGTCTTTTGTGCAGAAGGTTTCTCCCCAAGCGCGCGATGATGAGAAAGGGGAGCGGATGTGGGAGTTAAGCGCTAAGTTGGTGGGTTTGGCTGATGCAGCTCCAATGGGGACTGCTAGTGCTGGCCGATCGGCATAA